A single genomic interval of Antechinus flavipes isolate AdamAnt ecotype Samford, QLD, Australia chromosome 1, AdamAnt_v2, whole genome shotgun sequence harbors:
- the IP6K1 gene encoding inositol hexakisphosphate kinase 1: MCVCQTMEVGKYGKNASRSGNRGVLLEPFIHQVGGHSSMMRYDDHTVCKPLISREQRFYESLPPEMKEFTPEYKGVVSVCFEGDSDGYINLVAYPYVESEALDQDDPPEREQPRRKHSRRSLHRSGSGSEHKDERAGLVPESSDSLQELKSPKMELHIHSEVPFQMLDGNSGLSSEKISYNPWSLRCHKQQLSRMRSESKERKLYKFLLLENVVHHFKFPCVLDLKMGTRQHGDDASEEKAARQMKKCEQSTSATLGVRVCGMQVFQLDTGHYLCRNKYYGRGLSIEGFRNALYQYLHNGLDLRRDLFEPILSKLRGLKSVLERQASYRFYSSSLLIIYDGKECRAEMFLDRRADARSKNVDLGLPEMTPDGTGPSTSPEMSSSATPKVDVRMIDFAHSTFKGFRDDPTVHDGPDKGYMFGLDSLITIMEQMREENQ; the protein is encoded by the exons ATGTGTGTTTGTCAAACCATGGAAGTGGGGAAGTATGGCAAGAATGCAAGTCGATCTGGAAACCGGGGAGTCCTCCTGGAGCCCTTCATCCATCAGGTGGGCGGCCACAGCAGCATGATGCGCTATGATGACCACACCGTCTGCAAGCCCCTTATTTCCCGGGAGCAGCGTTTCTATGAATCCCTTCCCCCAGAAATGAAGGAGTTCACCCCCGAATACAAAG GTGTTGTGTCTGTCTGTTTCGAGGGGGACAGCGATGGCTACATTAACCTGGTGGCCTATCCTTATGTGGAAAGTGAGGCCCTGGACCAGGACGACCCCCCCGAGCGAGAGCAGCCCCGACGCAAGCATTCTCGCCGGAGCCTGCACCGCTCGGGCAGTGGCAGTGAACACAAGGATGAACGGGCAGGGCTGGTTCCGGAGAGCTCAGATAG CCTGCAGGAGTTGAAGAGCCCCAAGATGGAGCTGCACATCCACTCAGAAGTCCCCTTCCAGATGCTTGATGGGAACAGTGGCCTGAGCTCAGAAAAAATCAGCTACAACCCCTGGAGCCTTCGCTGCCACAAGCAGCAGCTGAGCCGCATGCGCTCGGAGTCCAAGGAGAGGAAGCTCTACA AGTTCCTCTTGCTGGAGAACGTGGTGCATCACTTCAAGTTCCCTTGTGTGTTAGATCTGAAGATGGGGACCCGGCAGCACGGCGACGACGCCTCAGAGGAGAAGGCCGCCCGGCAGATGAAGAAGTGTGAGCAGAGCACCTCTGCCACGCTGGGCGTGCGAGTCTGTGGAATGCAG GTTTTTCAGCTGGATACGGGGCATTATTTGTGCAGGAATAAATATTATGGTCGTGGGCTCTCGATCGAAGGCTTCCGCAATGCTCTCTATCAGTATCTCCACAACGGCCTGGACCTCCGGAGAGATCTTTTTGAGCCCATCTTGAGCAAACTTCGGGGTTTGAAGTCTGTGCTGGAGAGGCAGGCCTCTTACCGCTTTTACTCCAGCTCACTCCTTATCATTTACGATGGGAAGGAGTGCAGGGCAGAGATGTTCCTAGACCGCCGGGCAGATGCGCGCTCGAAGAACGTGGACTTGGGGCTCCCTGAGATGACGCCCGACGGCACCGGCCCCAGCACCAGCCCCGAGATGTCCTCCTCAGCCACCCCCAAGGTGGACGTCCGCATGATTGACTTTGCCCACAGCACGTTCAAGGGCTTTCGGGATGACCCCACTGTGCACGACGGGCCCGACAAGGGCTACATGTTCGGGCTCGACAGCCTCATCACCATCATGGAGCAGATGCGCGAGGAAAACCAGTAG
- the GMPPB gene encoding mannose-1-phosphate guanyltransferase beta — protein sequence MKALILVGGYGTRLRPLTLSTPKPLVDFCNKPILLHQVEALVKKAGVNHVILAVSYMSEMLEKEMKEQELRLGIRISMSHEQEPLGTAGPLALARELLTENSDPFFVLNSDIICDFPFAAMVQFHRHHGQEGTIVVTKVEEPSKYGVVVSEADTGRIHRFVEKPQVFVSNKINAGMYIFSPSVLRRIQLQPTSIEKEIFPVMAKEGQLYAMELPGFWMDIGQPKDFLTGMCLFLQSLRQTQPERLCSGPGIVGNVLVDPSARIGQNCSIGPNVSLGPDVVVEDGVCIKRCTVLRGAHIRSHSWLDSCIVGWSSRVGQWVRMENVTVLGEDVIVGDELYLNGASVLPHKSIGESVPEPRIIM from the exons ATGAAGGCGCTGATCCTGGTGGGCGGCTACGGCACGAGGCTGCGGCCGCTGACCCTGAGCACGCCCAAGCCGCTGGTGGATTTCTGCAACAAGCCCATTCTGCTGCACCAAGTGGAGGCGCTGGTCAAGAAG GCTGGGGTGAATCATGTGATCCTGGCTGTGAGTTACATGTCTGAgatgttagagaaggaaatgaaggaacaGGAGCTCCGG CTGGGGATTCGAATCTCCATGTCCCATGAACAGGAGCCTCTGGGAACAG CGGGGCCTCTGGCGCTGGCCAGGGAGCTGCTCACAGAGAACTCGGACCCCTTCTTCGTTCTCAACAGTGACATCATCTGCGACTTCCCTTTTGCCGCGATGGTGCAGTTCCATCGGCATCATGGGCAGGAGGGGACCATTGTG GTGACCAAAGTGGAGGAGCCCTCCAAGTACGGGGTGGTGGTGAGCGAGGCGGACACGGGCCGCATCCACCGCTTTGTGGAGAAGCCCCAAGTGTTCGTGTCCAACAAGATCAACGCCGGCATGTACATCTTCAGCCCCAGCGTGCTGCGGCGCATCCAG TTACAGCCCACGTCTATCGAGAAGGAAATCTTCCCTGTGATGGCCAAGGAGGGGCAGCTGTACGCCATGGAGCTCCCGG GCTTCTGGATGGACATTGGGCAGCCCAAGGACTTCCTGACGGGGATGTGCCTCTTCCTGCAGTCGCTGAGGCAGACGCAGCCTGAGCGGCTCTGTTCCGGCCCCGGTATTGTGGGCAACGTGCTGGTG GATCCCAGTGCCAGGATCGGGCAGAACTGTAGCATCGGCCCCAATGTCAGCCTGGGCCCTGACGTGGTGGTGGAGGACGGCGTGTGCATCAAGCGGTGCACTGTGCTGCGAGGTGCCCACATCCGCTCTCACTCGTGGCTCGACTCCTGCATCGTGGGCTGGAGCTCCCGAGTGGGCCAGTGG GTACGCATGGAGAACGTGACTGTGCTGGGAGAGGATGTCATCGTAGGCGACGAGCTCTACCTCAACGGGGCCAGCGTGTTGCCCCACAAGTCCATTGGCGAGTCGGTGCCTGAGCCGCGAATCATCATGTGA
- the LOC127554678 gene encoding uncharacterized protein LOC127554678, with amino-acid sequence MITMYETNARTQLGPSPLSEPPFSTVSQQVPLRPSPLSETPFSTVSQQVPLGPLSVQSPSRYRSGPHLSLSLLSVQSPSRYHSGPHLSLRLLSVQSPSRYRSGPFQYSLPAGTARAPFGTVSQQVPLGPLSVQSPSRYRSGPFQYSLPAGTAWAPFSTVSQQVPPGPSPLSEPPFSTVSQQVPPGPLSVQSPSRYRLGPFQYSLPAGTARAPFGTVSQQVPPGPSPLSEPPFSTVSQQVPLGPSPLSEPPFSTVSQQVPLGPSPLSEPPFGTVSQQVPLGPLSVQSSSRYRSGPFRYSLPAGTARALFSTVFQQVPLGPLSVQSPSRYRPGPFQYSLPAGTARAPFSTVSQQVPLGPSPLSEPPFSTVSQQVPLGPSPLSEPPFSTVSQQVPLGPSPLSEPPFSTVSQQVPLGPSPLSEPPFSTVSQQVPLGPSPLSEPPFSTVSQQVPLGPSPLSEPPFSTVSQQVPPGPLSVQSPSRYRPGPLSVQSPSRYRPGPLSVQSPSRYRPGPHLSLRLLSVQSPSRYRSGPFRYSLPAGTARAPFGTVSQQVPLGPLSVQSPSRYRLGPFQYSLPAGTARAPFQYSLPAGTARAPFQYSLPAGTARALTSL; translated from the exons ATGATAACTATGTATGAAACTAATGCTAGAACACAGCTCGGGCCCTCACCTCTCTCTGAGCCTcctttcagtacagtctcccagcaggtaccaCTCAGGCCCTCACCTCTCTCTGAGACTcctttcagtacagtctcccagcaggtaccgctcgggcccctttcagtacagtctcccagcaggtaccgctcgggccctcacctctctctgagcctcctttcagtacagtctcccagcaggtaccaCTCAGGCCCTCACCTCTCTCTGAGACTcctttcagtacagtctcccagcaggtaccgctcgggcccctttcagtacagtctcccagcaggtaccgctcgggcccctttcggtacagtctcccagcaggtaccgctcgggcccctttcggtacagtctcccagcaggtaccgctcgggcccctttcagtacagtctcccagcaggtaccgcctGGGCccctttcagtacagtctcccagcaggtaccgcccgggccctcacctctctctgagcctcctttcagtacagtctcccagcaggtaccgcccgggcccctttcagtacagtctcccagcaggtaccgcctGGGCccctttcagtacagtctcccagcaggtaccgctcgggcccctttcggtacagtctcccagcag gtaccgcccgggccctcacctctctctgagcctcctttcagtacagtctcccagcaggtaccgctcgggccctcacctctctctgagcctcctttcagtacagtctcccagcaggtaccgctcgggccctcacctctctctgagcctcctttcggtacagtctcccagcaggtaccgctcgggcccctttcagtacagtcttccagcaggtaccgctcgggcccctttcggtacagtctcccagcaggtaccgcccGGGCCCTTTTCAGTACAGTCTTCCAGCAGGTACCGCTCGGGCCCCTTTcggtacagtctcccagcaggtaccgcccgggcccctttcagtacagtctcccagcaggtaccgctcgggcccctttcagtacagtctcccagcaggtaccgctcgggccctcacctctctctgagcctcctttcagtacagtctcccagcaggtaccgctcgggccctcacctctctctgagccccctttcagtacagtctcccagcaggtaccgctcgggccctcacctctctctgagccccctttcagtacagtctcccagcaggtaccgctcgggccctcacctctctctgagccccctttcagtacagtctcccagcag gtaccgctcgggccctcacctctctctgagccccctttcagtacagtctcccagcag gtaccgctcgggccctcacctctctctgagccccctttcagtacagtctcccagcaggtaccgcctGGGCccctttcagtacagtctcccagcaggtaccgcccGGGCCccctttcagtacagtctcccagcaggtaccgcccGGGCCccctttcagtacagtctcccagcaggtaccgcccgggccctcacctctctctgagactcctttcagtacagtctcccagcaggtaccgctcgggcccctttcggtacagtctcccagcaggtaccgctcgggcccctttcggtacagtctcccagcaggtaccgctcgggcccctttcagtacagtctcccagcaggtaccgcctGGGCccctttcagtacagtctcccagcag gtaccgcccGGGCCccctttcagtacagtctcccagcaggtaccgcccGGGCCccctttcagtacagtctcccagcaggtaccgcccgggccctcacctctctctga